Proteins from a single region of Chromobacterium sp. ATCC 53434:
- a CDS encoding serine hydrolase produces MQVETNFPQTAGAARQELAGVGAVVERSIQAGRLVGAVVLAMRDGRLVHQAAYGMADREAGVPMRLDALFRLASVSKPMVSAAALALVGLGVLALDQAVADILPWFQPRLADGVVATITLRQLLSHTAGFGYGFLEAEGGGAYRAAGVSDGMDESDLSLEENLRRLAGVPLLYSPGEAWGYSLATDVLGAVIERASGLSLPAALARWVTQPLGLRDTSFEVADPARLAAAYVDAEPRPRRMSDLETAPVFPGTAGLRFAPRRAFDAKAFASGGSGMIGTAADFLAFLESLRADDGRVLPSRLAREMARDQAAGLTLAAWPGRGFGLGFTVLRDPQAAATPESVGSWRLGGAYGHAWFVDPARSLSVVALTNTAFEGMSGRFTVDLCEAVYAAL; encoded by the coding sequence ATGCAAGTGGAAACCAATTTTCCGCAAACGGCGGGCGCGGCGCGGCAGGAGTTGGCTGGCGTCGGCGCGGTGGTCGAGCGGTCGATCCAGGCGGGACGCTTGGTGGGGGCTGTGGTGCTGGCGATGCGCGACGGCCGCCTGGTGCACCAGGCGGCGTATGGCATGGCCGATCGCGAAGCCGGCGTGCCGATGCGGCTGGATGCTTTATTCCGGCTGGCGTCCGTCAGCAAGCCGATGGTCAGCGCGGCGGCGCTCGCGCTGGTGGGACTGGGCGTGCTGGCCCTGGATCAGGCTGTCGCCGATATTCTGCCCTGGTTTCAGCCGCGCCTGGCTGACGGCGTCGTCGCGACGATCACGCTGCGGCAGCTGCTGAGCCATACCGCCGGATTCGGTTATGGCTTTCTCGAAGCGGAAGGCGGCGGCGCTTATCGGGCTGCCGGCGTGTCGGACGGCATGGATGAGTCGGACTTGAGCCTGGAGGAGAACCTGCGCCGGCTGGCGGGCGTGCCTTTGCTGTATTCGCCTGGCGAGGCGTGGGGCTATTCGCTGGCGACCGATGTGCTGGGCGCGGTGATCGAACGCGCCAGCGGCCTGAGTCTACCGGCGGCGCTGGCTCGCTGGGTCACGCAGCCGCTTGGCCTGCGAGATACCTCGTTCGAGGTGGCGGATCCGGCAAGGCTGGCGGCGGCGTATGTCGATGCCGAGCCCCGCCCTCGCCGGATGTCCGACCTGGAGACGGCGCCGGTGTTTCCCGGCACCGCCGGCCTGCGCTTCGCGCCGCGGCGCGCGTTCGATGCCAAAGCGTTTGCATCCGGCGGTTCCGGCATGATAGGCACGGCGGCGGATTTTCTCGCTTTTCTGGAAAGCCTGCGCGCGGACGATGGCCGGGTGTTGCCATCCCGGCTGGCGCGGGAGATGGCGCGCGATCAGGCGGCAGGCTTGACGCTGGCGGCATGGCCGGGGCGAGGTTTCGGCCTGGGCTTTACCGTGCTGCGCGACCCGCAGGCGGCGGCCACGCCGGAGTCGGTCGGCAGCTGGCGGCTAGGCGGCGCGTACGGGCATGCCTGGTTTGTCGATCCCGCCCGCTCCTTGAGCGTGGTCGCCCTCACCAACACCGCGTTTGAGGGCATGTCCGGTCGTTTCACCGTCGATCTGTGCGAGGCCGTTTATGCCGCATTGTGA
- a CDS encoding MFS transporter, with amino-acid sequence MSVSQAGALVSVFALTVALAGPPATLVLSRRSRRGVLTACLSVFAAACAAMALAPNYPVLLLSRVAPALLHPVFFALAFVAAAALYPPRRAAEASAKAFIGTSMGMVLGIPATGWLATRFSYEAACLFGSAMNGAAALGLWFCLPDAPTRRGVGLMADLAILRRPALWLNLAGATLIFAAMFCVYGYAAVLLRSEARVGEEAANWLLLLFGAGGLAGNILGGRAMGRNRVVAAVLHPGCLIAAYLPLFWLGSLSWPVLAGVAAFWGAAHTSGLVVTQVWLSAEAPDAPEFLGALYISFINLGVALGSALGGWLIGRQGMPGTMAGGMACAAAAWACVAMRGWLARHTGRPTARCENTLS; translated from the coding sequence GTGTCGGTGTCGCAGGCGGGGGCGCTGGTGAGCGTGTTCGCGCTGACGGTGGCCCTGGCCGGGCCACCGGCCACGCTTGTGCTGTCCCGGCGCTCCAGGCGAGGCGTGCTGACGGCGTGCCTGTCGGTTTTCGCCGCCGCCTGCGCCGCGATGGCGCTGGCGCCGAACTACCCGGTGCTGCTGTTGAGCCGGGTGGCGCCGGCGCTGCTACACCCGGTGTTTTTCGCGCTGGCTTTTGTCGCCGCCGCGGCTTTGTATCCGCCGCGGCGGGCGGCGGAAGCTTCGGCCAAAGCCTTCATCGGCACTAGCATGGGCATGGTGTTGGGCATTCCCGCCACTGGCTGGCTGGCGACGCGCTTTTCGTACGAGGCCGCCTGCCTGTTCGGCTCGGCGATGAATGGCGCGGCGGCGTTGGGCCTCTGGTTTTGCCTGCCGGATGCGCCGACGCGGCGCGGCGTCGGCCTGATGGCGGACTTGGCGATTCTGCGCCGGCCGGCCTTGTGGCTGAACCTGGCCGGAGCCACGCTGATATTCGCGGCGATGTTCTGCGTCTACGGTTACGCGGCGGTCTTGTTGCGCAGCGAGGCCAGGGTGGGCGAAGAAGCGGCCAATTGGCTGCTGCTGTTGTTTGGCGCGGGGGGATTGGCCGGCAATATATTGGGCGGCCGCGCGATGGGCCGCAACCGCGTTGTCGCCGCCGTGCTCCATCCCGGTTGCCTGATCGCAGCCTATCTGCCGCTGTTTTGGCTGGGCAGCCTGTCCTGGCCGGTTTTGGCGGGCGTGGCGGCGTTCTGGGGCGCGGCGCACACCTCCGGACTGGTGGTCACTCAGGTCTGGCTGAGCGCGGAGGCGCCCGACGCGCCGGAATTTCTGGGCGCGCTGTATATTTCCTTCATCAATCTCGGTGTGGCGCTAGGCTCCGCGCTAGGCGGTTGGCTGATCGGCCGCCAAGGCATGCCGGGCACGATGGCTGGCGGCATGGCTTGCGCCGCCGCGGCCTGGGCCTGCGTGGCCATGCGTGGCTGGCTGGCCAGGCATACGGGGCGGCCGACTGCGCGCTGCGAAAA
- a CDS encoding LysR family transcriptional regulator, with the protein MDGTSGFKIFVLAADTRSFAKAGRLLGISSSAVGKSVARLEEKLGARLFHRSTRSIALTAEGQAFLTRCRRILEEIESAEQELQSLSRAPRGRLRLSLPVAGELLNPLLSGFAAQYPDIELELDFSDRVVELIEEGFDAAIRIGELRDSRLQSRRLGAFRLLLAASPDYLAKMGEPATPADLARHRCLHYRFPNSGKTQAWPLAGLSALPQTMVCNTVDTLVHMASQGLGICCAPDFAARQALRAGKLRAVLADETRHAGAFHLLWPSGRHPTPRLRAFIDYLARQPFPAA; encoded by the coding sequence TTGGACGGGACAAGCGGTTTCAAGATATTTGTACTGGCAGCCGATACCCGCAGCTTCGCCAAGGCCGGGCGACTGTTGGGCATTTCGTCGTCCGCCGTCGGCAAAAGCGTGGCGCGGCTGGAGGAAAAACTGGGCGCGCGCCTGTTTCACCGCAGCACCCGCAGCATCGCGCTGACCGCCGAGGGGCAGGCATTCCTCACGCGCTGCCGCCGCATCCTGGAGGAAATCGAATCGGCCGAACAAGAGCTGCAAAGCCTCTCCCGCGCGCCGCGGGGACGGCTGCGGCTTAGCTTGCCGGTCGCGGGCGAGCTGTTGAATCCGCTGCTGTCGGGCTTTGCCGCGCAGTACCCGGACATCGAGCTGGAACTGGACTTCAGCGACCGCGTGGTAGAACTGATAGAGGAAGGATTCGATGCGGCGATCCGCATCGGGGAGCTGAGGGATTCGCGGCTGCAGTCTCGCCGGCTGGGCGCCTTCCGCCTGCTGCTGGCGGCGTCGCCGGACTACCTGGCCAAGATGGGAGAGCCCGCGACGCCCGCGGACCTGGCCCGCCACCGCTGCCTGCACTACCGCTTCCCCAACAGCGGCAAAACGCAAGCCTGGCCGCTCGCCGGCCTGTCGGCATTGCCGCAAACCATGGTGTGCAACACCGTGGACACGCTGGTCCACATGGCCAGCCAGGGCCTTGGCATCTGCTGCGCGCCGGATTTCGCGGCGCGGCAGGCCTTGCGGGCCGGCAAGCTGCGCGCGGTGCTGGCAGATGAAACCCGGCACGCCGGCGCCTTTCATCTGCTCTGGCCGTCCGGCCGCCATCCGACGCCCAGGCTGCGAGCCTTCATCGACTACCTGGCCCGCCAGCCCTTTCCCGCTGCTTAG